In Halanaeroarchaeum sp. HSR-CO, one DNA window encodes the following:
- a CDS encoding alpha/beta fold hydrolase, whose translation MHSVHHDGRETEYRVADREASGPTLVFVHGSGGSHEVWKSQLARLSGEYRIVALDLSGHGRSADVATQDGPTARERYVEDLLAVTEAVDGDVLVGNSLGGAVVLSALLDRDPSVDAAILAGSGAKLAVLEDLRDWLADDFDRAIAFLHGEDMFFHDPDPRLDALSRECMRAVDQRVTERDFLASHTFDVRDRLDAVAVPVLALTGEYDRLTPPEYHEYLAEHVPAGDWTTVSDAAHLSMLEAPERFNAVLREFVAERSG comes from the coding sequence ATGCACTCCGTCCATCACGACGGTCGGGAGACCGAGTATCGGGTCGCCGACCGGGAGGCGTCGGGACCGACCCTGGTATTCGTTCACGGAAGCGGTGGCAGCCACGAAGTCTGGAAGTCCCAACTGGCGCGACTCTCGGGGGAGTATCGGATCGTCGCTCTCGATCTGAGTGGGCACGGCCGTTCGGCGGACGTCGCCACGCAGGACGGTCCTACCGCTCGCGAGCGCTACGTGGAGGACCTCCTCGCCGTGACCGAGGCTGTCGACGGGGACGTGCTGGTCGGCAATTCGCTCGGCGGGGCGGTCGTCCTGTCGGCTCTTCTCGATCGGGACCCTTCCGTGGACGCCGCGATTCTGGCCGGGTCCGGGGCGAAGTTGGCCGTCCTCGAGGACCTCCGTGACTGGCTCGCCGACGACTTCGACCGGGCCATCGCGTTCCTCCACGGCGAGGATATGTTCTTCCACGATCCGGACCCTCGCCTGGACGCCCTTTCTCGCGAATGCATGCGGGCTGTCGACCAGCGCGTCACCGAACGGGATTTCCTCGCGAGCCACACGTTCGACGTCCGCGACCGCCTCGACGCCGTCGCGGTCCCGGTCCTGGCACTGACCGGGGAGTACGACCGGCTCACACCGCCGGAGTACCACGAGTACCTCGCGGAACACGTCCCGGCGGGGGACTGGACGACCGTCTCGGACGCGGCGCATCTCTCCATGCTCGAAGCGCCCGAGCGATTCAACGCGGTGCTCCGCGAGTTCGTCGCGGAGCGGTCCGGCTAG
- a CDS encoding Hsp20/alpha crystallin family protein, translating to MVSVPHQARDEVLYRQYDYEDETVFVADLGAVADDATVEVVDETAIVVLETAEGERQYEFDVPDGDAHTFISNGVLTIEVSGE from the coding sequence ATGGTATCAGTACCACACCAGGCACGCGACGAGGTGTTGTATCGGCAGTACGACTACGAGGACGAGACGGTGTTCGTCGCGGATCTCGGTGCGGTCGCCGACGACGCGACGGTCGAGGTCGTCGACGAGACGGCCATCGTGGTCCTGGAGACAGCGGAGGGGGAACGACAGTACGAATTCGACGTGCCAGACGGAGATGCGCACACGTTTATCTCCAATGGCGTGCTAACTATCGAGGTGAGCGGGGAATGA
- a CDS encoding CDC48 family AAA ATPase encodes MKLTVKPLKQKDAGRGLAAVDRASMRELGLENGDYIVIEGSQQGRAVARVWPGYPEDEGKGVIRIDGRLRQEADVGIDDRVTVEKADIKPATSVTVALPQNLRIRGNVEPMIRDKLSGRPVTTGQTVPVSLGFGGLAAASGQQIPLRIAETEPTGTVVVTDSTEVHVSEQPAEDIVAQETAERETPSITYEDIGGLDEELEQVREMIELPMRHPELFQQLGIEPPKGVLLHGPPGTGKTLIAKAVASEIDASFKNISGPEIMSKYYGESEEQLREIFEEAEEEAPAVIFIDEIDSIAPKRGETSGDVERRVVAQLLSLMDGLEERGDVVVIAATNRVDAIDPALRRGGRFDREIEIGVPDKRGRKEIFQVHTRGMPLTDAVDLDEFAENTHGYVGADIEQLAKEAAMNALRRIRPEIDLESDEIDAEILDGIRVTQDDFTDAMKGIEPAGLREVFIEVPDVSWESVGGLEDTKERLRETVQWPLEYGPVFEKMDLESARGVLLYGPPGTGKTLLAKAIANEAKSNFISVKGPELLNKYVGESEKGVREIFKKARQNAPTVIFFDEIDSVAGERGRHSGDSGVGERVVSQLLTELDGIEDLEDVVVIATTNRPDLIDSALLRPGRLDRHIHVPVPDTAARRAIFEVHTEHKPLADDVDLDVLARRTDNYVGADIEAVCREATMAATREFINSVDPEEAMDSVGNVRVTMDHFEEALESVSPSVDDEVTERYAEMEERFKKARTAPEEQEDEMFGRTFQ; translated from the coding sequence ATGAAACTCACCGTCAAACCACTCAAACAGAAAGACGCAGGGCGTGGACTCGCCGCCGTCGACCGGGCCTCGATGCGCGAACTCGGGCTCGAGAACGGCGATTACATCGTGATCGAGGGGAGCCAACAGGGGCGGGCCGTCGCCCGGGTCTGGCCCGGCTATCCCGAAGACGAGGGCAAGGGCGTCATCCGCATCGACGGCCGGCTCCGACAGGAGGCGGACGTCGGGATCGACGACCGGGTCACCGTCGAGAAGGCAGACATCAAACCGGCGACGTCGGTGACGGTCGCCCTCCCGCAGAACCTCCGTATCCGCGGGAACGTCGAGCCGATGATCCGCGATAAGTTGAGCGGCCGGCCCGTGACGACCGGCCAGACCGTCCCGGTGTCCCTCGGCTTCGGTGGACTCGCGGCCGCCTCGGGCCAGCAGATTCCACTCCGGATCGCCGAGACCGAACCCACCGGCACCGTCGTCGTGACCGACTCGACGGAGGTCCACGTGAGCGAGCAACCCGCCGAGGACATCGTCGCACAGGAGACCGCAGAACGGGAGACGCCGAGCATTACGTACGAGGACATCGGCGGTCTCGACGAGGAACTCGAGCAGGTCCGCGAGATGATCGAGTTGCCGATGCGCCACCCCGAACTCTTCCAGCAACTCGGCATCGAACCGCCGAAAGGCGTCCTGTTGCACGGACCGCCGGGGACGGGGAAGACGCTCATCGCGAAGGCGGTGGCGAGCGAGATCGACGCCTCGTTCAAGAACATCTCCGGCCCGGAGATCATGTCGAAGTACTACGGCGAATCCGAAGAACAACTCCGGGAGATCTTCGAGGAAGCCGAAGAGGAAGCCCCAGCCGTCATCTTCATCGACGAGATCGACTCGATCGCCCCGAAACGCGGTGAGACCTCGGGTGACGTCGAGCGCCGGGTCGTCGCACAGTTACTCTCGTTGATGGACGGCCTCGAGGAGCGCGGCGACGTCGTGGTCATCGCGGCCACGAACCGCGTCGACGCCATCGATCCGGCCCTGCGCCGGGGTGGGCGCTTCGACCGCGAGATCGAGATCGGCGTGCCGGACAAGCGAGGCCGCAAAGAGATCTTCCAGGTCCACACGCGCGGGATGCCACTCACCGACGCGGTCGACCTCGACGAGTTCGCCGAGAACACCCACGGCTACGTCGGCGCGGACATCGAGCAGCTGGCGAAGGAGGCCGCGATGAATGCCCTCCGTCGCATCCGCCCGGAAATCGATCTCGAATCGGACGAGATCGACGCCGAGATCCTCGACGGCATCCGCGTCACCCAGGACGACTTCACTGACGCGATGAAAGGCATCGAACCAGCCGGCCTTCGCGAGGTCTTCATCGAGGTCCCTGACGTCTCCTGGGAGTCGGTCGGCGGTCTCGAGGACACCAAAGAACGACTCCGAGAGACGGTCCAGTGGCCACTCGAATACGGGCCTGTCTTCGAAAAGATGGACCTGGAATCGGCCCGTGGCGTCCTCCTGTACGGCCCACCGGGAACGGGGAAGACCCTGCTCGCGAAGGCCATCGCCAACGAGGCCAAGAGCAATTTCATCTCCGTGAAGGGGCCGGAGCTCCTCAACAAGTACGTCGGAGAGTCCGAGAAGGGGGTCCGAGAGATATTCAAAAAGGCCCGCCAGAACGCGCCGACGGTGATCTTCTTCGACGAGATCGATTCCGTCGCTGGAGAACGGGGCCGCCACTCCGGCGACTCCGGTGTCGGCGAGCGCGTCGTCTCCCAGTTGCTGACGGAACTCGACGGGATCGAGGACCTGGAGGACGTCGTGGTCATCGCGACGACCAACCGCCCGGACCTCATCGATTCGGCGCTCCTTCGGCCTGGACGGCTAGACCGCCACATCCACGTCCCCGTCCCCGACACGGCGGCCCGCCGCGCCATCTTCGAGGTCCACACCGAGCACAAACCGCTCGCGGACGACGTCGACCTCGACGTACTGGCCCGACGCACCGATAACTACGTCGGCGCCGACATCGAGGCGGTCTGCCGCGAGGCCACGATGGCCGCGACCCGCGAGTTCATCAACAGCGTCGATCCCGAGGAGGCGATGGACAGCGTCGGGAACGTCAGGGTCACGATGGACCACTTCGAGGAGGCACTCGAGTCCGTCTCGCCGAGTGTCGACGACGAGGTGACCGAGCGCTACGCGGAAATGGAAGAGCGCTTCAAGAAAGCCCGCACCGCCCCCGAAGAGCAAGAAGACGAGATGTTCGGCCGAACCTTCCAGTGA
- the priS gene encoding DNA primase small subunit PriS has protein sequence MEDRTRAYLRGRFRDYYRRSAPALPPDPAAREWGYIPWTSGPDTTMVRHRSQLDLGDLETFLARERPRHVYYSAGYYDDPSARTMADKGWRGSDLVFDIDADHLPNVDLGETTYAEMLAAGKESLERLVAILTDDFGFEDLSLAFSGGRGYHVHVRDESVHTLDREQRREIVEYVRGNGVDLESLLETEAVGGMGRKTPTSRRTLPTDGGWGRRAVDRIDTFVDELLAMDEADAIEYLEEFDRVGEKSATAVLNVVKGNTDQVRSGNVDVHPAFLPVARQLVQAAVEGEAAYIDEPVTTDTHRLIRLPGTLHGGSGLVVTPLEPGEVSSFDPLTDAIPDTFRGHDIAVEVAEETRLEFDGETRVVSPGRKVLPEYAGIFLMARGAAEKARE, from the coding sequence ATGGAGGATCGAACGCGGGCGTACCTTCGAGGGCGATTCCGCGATTACTACCGCCGATCGGCCCCGGCCCTGCCACCGGATCCGGCCGCCCGCGAGTGGGGCTACATCCCCTGGACGTCGGGCCCGGACACTACGATGGTCCGACACCGGTCCCAGCTGGACCTCGGCGACCTCGAGACGTTCCTCGCCCGCGAACGCCCGCGGCATGTTTACTACTCGGCTGGCTACTACGACGACCCGAGCGCCCGGACCATGGCCGATAAGGGGTGGCGCGGCTCCGACCTCGTCTTCGACATCGACGCCGACCACCTGCCGAACGTCGACCTCGGGGAGACCACCTACGCCGAGATGCTTGCCGCGGGGAAGGAATCTCTGGAACGCCTCGTCGCCATCCTCACTGACGACTTCGGCTTCGAAGATCTCTCGCTCGCGTTCTCGGGTGGCCGTGGGTATCACGTCCACGTTCGGGACGAGTCAGTCCACACGCTGGATCGCGAACAGCGCCGCGAGATCGTGGAGTACGTCAGGGGGAACGGCGTCGACCTCGAGTCGCTGCTGGAGACCGAGGCCGTTGGCGGGATGGGGCGAAAGACGCCGACCTCGCGGCGAACGCTTCCAACCGACGGTGGCTGGGGCCGTCGCGCCGTCGACCGGATCGACACCTTCGTCGACGAACTCCTGGCGATGGACGAGGCCGACGCCATCGAGTACCTGGAGGAGTTCGACCGGGTCGGGGAGAAGAGCGCCACCGCCGTGTTGAACGTCGTGAAGGGGAACACCGACCAGGTTCGCTCCGGGAACGTGGACGTCCACCCCGCGTTCCTCCCGGTCGCGCGCCAACTGGTCCAGGCGGCGGTCGAGGGGGAGGCCGCGTACATCGACGAACCGGTGACGACGGACACCCATCGACTCATCCGCCTGCCGGGGACCCTCCACGGGGGCAGCGGACTGGTCGTCACACCGCTGGAACCCGGCGAGGTGTCCTCGTTCGATCCGTTAACCGATGCTATCCCAGACACCTTTCGGGGTCACGACATCGCCGTCGAAGTGGCCGAGGAGACCCGACTGGAGTTCGACGGCGAGACGCGGGTCGTCTCCCCGGGACGAAAGGTACTTCCAGAGTACGCCGGTATCTTCCTCATGGCCCGCGGCGCGGCCGAGAAGGCCAGAGAGTAA
- a CDS encoding N-acetyltransferase, with protein sequence MSVTVDKQVVPPGDDEHLSAAWELKERIREDEDLLKQRWGFFSDAYRRSTVYAYLDGDSLIGFAAARRDGYLLFLAVDPAYRGDGFGERLVAFVADEHDDVTCHARTTNQNALEFYQHLGFSVVRRIDNYYEDGAPAFYLRLGDSEDLVDRISEFFRR encoded by the coding sequence GTGAGCGTCACGGTAGACAAACAGGTCGTTCCGCCGGGAGACGACGAGCATCTCTCGGCCGCCTGGGAACTCAAAGAGCGGATTCGGGAGGACGAGGACCTCCTCAAACAGCGCTGGGGCTTCTTCTCCGACGCGTACCGCCGGTCGACCGTGTACGCCTATCTCGACGGGGACTCCCTCATCGGGTTCGCCGCCGCCAGACGTGACGGCTATCTCCTCTTTCTCGCGGTCGACCCGGCGTATCGCGGTGACGGATTCGGGGAACGCCTCGTCGCGTTCGTCGCCGACGAACACGACGACGTCACCTGTCACGCCAGAACCACCAACCAGAACGCCCTCGAATTCTACCAGCATCTCGGCTTCTCCGTCGTCCGTCGGATCGACAACTACTACGAAGACGGCGCTCCGGCCTTCTACCTGCGTCTGGGCGACAGCGAGGACCTCGTCGATCGCATCTCCGAGTTCTTCCGCCGGTAG
- a CDS encoding archease — translation MPFELQDHTADIAVEATGDSMGDVFAAVAEGMTAAMADEIPATGDRFTLSVTAENREAVLFDYLDRLIYERDVREVLPVDHEADVSGEGEEWTVEASARGVPLADVIARDLKAVTYSEMDLSQRDGEWHAYVVFDV, via the coding sequence ATGCCGTTCGAATTGCAAGACCACACTGCCGACATCGCGGTCGAGGCGACTGGCGATTCCATGGGCGACGTGTTCGCCGCGGTCGCCGAGGGGATGACCGCTGCGATGGCAGACGAGATTCCGGCCACGGGCGACCGATTCACCCTCTCGGTAACGGCGGAGAACCGGGAGGCGGTGCTGTTCGACTACCTCGACCGACTCATCTACGAGCGAGACGTCCGCGAGGTGCTGCCGGTCGACCACGAAGCGGACGTCAGTGGCGAGGGCGAAGAGTGGACCGTCGAGGCGTCCGCACGCGGGGTCCCCCTGGCCGACGTAATCGCGCGGGACCTCAAGGCCGTCACCTACTCCGAGATGGATCTCTCCCAGCGCGATGGGGAGTGGCACGCCTACGTCGTCTTCGACGTCTGA
- a CDS encoding RtcB family protein produces MTTFDADGIELTQIDDYIWEIEAEGEMRVPARVMASEALLEEIMEDKTLQQITNVTHLPGIQSPAVCMPDGHQGYGFPVGGVAATDAESGVISPGGVGYDINCGVRMVKTNLTYEDVQGHEQELVDALFEAIPSGLGGGGVVQGTTSTVNEILDRGMRWALENGYAVEDDLEHCEDNGFREEADPSTVSDEAKNRGRKQIGSLGSGNHFLEVQRVTDVYREDVADTFGLEEGQIVVLIHCGSRGLGHQVCTDYLRRIEQDHADLLESLPDRELAAAPAGSQLAEEYYGAMNAAINYAWVNRQLVMHQTRQVFADVFDTDWRDLDMHLLYDVAHNIAKKETHEVAGEQKELYVHRKGATRAFPAGHPEVPEAYRDVGQPVIIPGSMGAGSYVLRGGENSMDLTFGSTAHGAGRLMSRTQAKKDFWGGDVQDELRDEHQIYVKAQSGATIAEEAPGVYKDVDEVVRVSDELGIGDTVARTYPVVNIKG; encoded by the coding sequence ATGACTACATTTGACGCCGACGGCATCGAACTGACCCAGATCGACGACTACATCTGGGAGATCGAGGCCGAGGGGGAGATGCGCGTGCCCGCCAGGGTGATGGCGAGCGAGGCACTGCTCGAGGAGATCATGGAAGACAAGACCCTCCAGCAGATCACGAACGTCACCCACCTCCCCGGCATCCAGTCGCCCGCGGTCTGCATGCCAGACGGCCATCAGGGGTACGGCTTCCCCGTCGGCGGCGTCGCCGCGACGGATGCCGAAAGCGGCGTCATCAGCCCCGGAGGCGTCGGATATGACATAAATTGCGGCGTCCGAATGGTTAAAACGAACCTCACCTACGAGGACGTCCAGGGACACGAACAGGAACTGGTCGACGCCCTGTTCGAGGCGATTCCCTCGGGCCTCGGTGGGGGTGGGGTCGTCCAGGGGACCACGAGCACCGTGAACGAGATACTCGACCGGGGGATGCGGTGGGCGCTCGAAAACGGGTACGCCGTCGAGGACGACCTCGAACACTGCGAGGACAACGGCTTCCGCGAGGAAGCCGACCCCTCGACGGTCTCCGACGAGGCGAAAAATCGAGGTCGCAAACAGATCGGGAGCCTGGGGAGTGGGAACCACTTCCTCGAGGTCCAGCGGGTCACCGACGTCTACCGCGAAGACGTCGCGGACACCTTCGGCCTGGAGGAGGGGCAGATCGTCGTGTTGATTCACTGTGGGTCCCGCGGCCTCGGCCACCAGGTCTGCACCGACTACCTGCGCCGCATCGAACAGGACCACGCCGACCTCCTGGAGTCGCTCCCGGACCGTGAACTGGCCGCCGCACCGGCCGGGAGCCAGCTGGCCGAGGAGTACTACGGTGCGATGAACGCGGCCATCAACTACGCGTGGGTCAACCGGCAACTCGTCATGCACCAGACTCGCCAGGTCTTCGCCGACGTCTTCGACACCGACTGGCGGGACCTGGACATGCACCTGCTCTACGACGTGGCACACAACATCGCGAAGAAGGAGACCCACGAGGTCGCCGGCGAGCAGAAGGAACTCTACGTCCACCGCAAGGGCGCGACCCGGGCGTTCCCCGCCGGACACCCGGAGGTGCCCGAGGCCTACCGCGACGTCGGTCAACCGGTCATCATCCCGGGCAGCATGGGTGCGGGAAGCTACGTCCTCCGCGGCGGGGAGAACTCGATGGACCTCACCTTCGGGTCGACCGCCCACGGCGCCGGTCGCCTGATGAGTCGAACCCAGGCGAAAAAAGACTTCTGGGGCGGGGACGTCCAGGACGAACTCCGGGACGAACACCAGATATACGTGAAAGCCCAGAGCGGCGCGACCATCGCGGAGGAGGCGCCGGGCGTCTACAAGGACGTCGACGAGGTCGTCCGCGTCTCCGACGAACTCGGCATCGGCGACACGGTCGCCCGCACCTACCCGGTAGTGAACATCAAGGGCTGA
- a CDS encoding translation initiation factor eIF-2B translates to MIDETAEEIQEMRTHSSSVVAVKAARALLEVTDQEFPTVEEYVRALERNSSALRRANPSHASLVTTQREIVATVEEADVDDVGAAQERTREVVQAVIDEVETGKHEAAKHLAAELTDGSTLLLHDYSTTVIEGIRYAIEEGKSFDAFVTEARPRHLGRKTARELGQVDGIEPTLIVDGAAGHYMADTDEVLVGMDCVVDDVLYNRIGTYPIAAVAADAGVTVTVAGSSAKLVDGAFQFENDFRSPSEVIREPPEGFDVENPAYDATPTDLLDRIVTDEGIQEC, encoded by the coding sequence ATGATCGACGAGACCGCCGAGGAGATCCAGGAGATGCGAACGCACAGTTCCTCGGTCGTCGCCGTGAAGGCCGCGAGGGCACTCCTGGAGGTCACTGACCAGGAGTTCCCCACGGTCGAGGAGTACGTCCGCGCCCTCGAACGCAACAGTAGCGCCCTCCGCCGCGCGAACCCTTCCCACGCCTCACTCGTGACGACCCAGCGCGAGATCGTCGCCACCGTGGAGGAGGCCGATGTCGACGACGTCGGGGCGGCCCAGGAACGGACGCGAGAGGTCGTCCAGGCGGTCATCGACGAGGTCGAGACTGGCAAGCACGAGGCGGCAAAGCACCTCGCCGCCGAACTGACGGACGGATCGACGCTCCTCCTTCACGACTACTCGACGACCGTCATCGAGGGCATCAGGTACGCCATCGAGGAGGGCAAGTCCTTCGACGCGTTCGTGACCGAGGCGCGACCGCGTCACCTCGGTCGGAAGACCGCCCGCGAACTGGGGCAGGTCGACGGCATCGAACCGACGCTCATCGTGGACGGGGCGGCTGGCCACTACATGGCCGACACCGACGAGGTGCTCGTCGGGATGGACTGCGTGGTCGACGACGTCCTCTACAACCGCATCGGCACCTACCCTATCGCCGCGGTCGCCGCGGACGCCGGCGTCACCGTGACCGTCGCGGGGTCGAGTGCAAAACTCGTCGACGGGGCGTTCCAGTTCGAGAACGACTTCCGCTCGCCCTCCGAGGTCATCCGGGAACCACCCGAGGGATTCGACGTCGAGAACCCGGCCTACGACGCGACCCCGACCGACCTCCTCGACCGGATCGTGACCGACGAGGGGATTCAGGAGTGCTGA
- a CDS encoding AbrB/MazE/SpoVT family DNA-binding domain-containing protein: MTADDTDPASIAGLFAEAMESAGTNAASTSKDMTEAMAGVATGRDEFPLDAVQETATFKTRVQSSGRISIPDAEREILGIEEGDIVQAVIVPLHRGGNDD, encoded by the coding sequence ATGACAGCAGACGACACCGACCCCGCCTCCATTGCGGGCCTGTTCGCCGAAGCGATGGAGTCTGCGGGCACGAATGCGGCATCGACGTCCAAAGATATGACCGAGGCCATGGCTGGCGTGGCGACGGGGCGGGACGAATTCCCTCTCGACGCGGTCCAGGAGACGGCGACGTTCAAAACGCGCGTGCAGAGCAGCGGCCGGATCAGCATCCCCGACGCCGAGCGCGAGATCCTCGGTATCGAGGAGGGCGACATCGTCCAGGCAGTCATCGTCCCGCTGCACCGGGGTGGAAACGATGACTGA
- a CDS encoding bifunctional UDP-sugar hydrolase/5'-nucleotidase, with product MSLRLLHYSDLENAYDDPERAARIAGLVRRLRTDDGSAPIVLGSGDNTAPGVVSLVHDGRQALDLYRTLDPDVETFGNHDFDYGLEAARDIVAESPQTWVSSNVTLDGRQFGASVGVQPWTVVERAGTRVGIFGVLDDATPALNPAAEPLDVTHPIAAAREATRDLREQDVDAIVALSHLGTGDEELAATVDVDAVLGGHVPSERIERIDGTILTRPGSGGEVLLEIDLEDGSVTRHAVADAPVVESVRDRLRERLSSAGLDEVVGHVDEPIVRTETAVFRGESRIGNFVADAYRWAADADVGLQNSGGVRDGPPLEGAVTVADLVSVVPFQEPVSVAELTGEELRAVLAGAAESDLRFAEPDWWHAHVSGARLVWDVEAHALREASVGGAPIDPEATYTLATTDYLFYSADEFPALRESHRVRRLDVQYEVLAEYARERGISPSRSGRIVRSTSDD from the coding sequence GTGTCGCTGCGACTGCTCCACTACTCCGATCTGGAGAACGCCTACGACGACCCCGAACGAGCGGCGCGGATCGCCGGTCTCGTCCGCCGGTTGCGAACCGACGACGGCTCGGCCCCGATCGTCCTCGGGTCCGGGGACAACACCGCTCCCGGGGTCGTCTCCCTGGTCCACGACGGTCGGCAAGCCCTCGACCTCTACCGGACGCTCGACCCGGACGTCGAGACGTTCGGCAACCACGATTTCGATTACGGCCTCGAGGCGGCCCGGGACATCGTCGCCGAATCGCCACAGACCTGGGTCTCGAGCAACGTCACCCTCGACGGCCGCCAGTTCGGGGCGTCGGTCGGAGTGCAACCGTGGACCGTCGTCGAACGAGCTGGTACCCGTGTCGGGATCTTCGGGGTCCTCGACGACGCGACGCCCGCGTTGAACCCCGCCGCAGAACCACTCGACGTGACCCATCCGATTGCGGCGGCCAGGGAGGCCACCCGGGACCTACGCGAGCAGGACGTCGACGCGATCGTCGCGCTCTCTCACCTCGGAACCGGCGACGAGGAACTCGCCGCGACCGTGGACGTCGATGCGGTCCTGGGTGGGCACGTGCCCAGCGAGCGTATCGAGCGGATCGACGGAACGATCCTCACACGACCGGGATCCGGTGGCGAGGTCCTCCTCGAGATCGATCTCGAGGACGGAAGCGTCACTCGACACGCGGTGGCTGATGCACCCGTCGTGGAGTCGGTCCGCGACCGGTTGCGCGAGCGCCTCTCGTCGGCCGGCCTCGACGAGGTGGTCGGCCACGTCGACGAGCCGATCGTCCGGACCGAGACGGCCGTCTTCCGGGGCGAGAGCCGGATCGGGAACTTCGTCGCGGACGCCTATCGCTGGGCCGCCGATGCGGACGTCGGTCTCCAGAACAGCGGTGGTGTCCGGGATGGCCCACCGCTCGAAGGGGCGGTGACCGTCGCCGACCTCGTGAGCGTCGTTCCGTTCCAGGAACCGGTCAGCGTCGCCGAACTCACCGGCGAGGAACTGCGGGCCGTTCTGGCGGGTGCGGCCGAGAGCGACCTTCGGTTCGCCGAACCCGACTGGTGGCACGCCCACGTGAGCGGCGCTCGACTCGTCTGGGACGTCGAGGCACACGCGCTCCGCGAGGCGAGTGTCGGTGGTGCACCGATCGACCCCGAGGCTACCTACACCCTGGCGACGACCGATTACCTGTTCTACTCGGCAGACGAGTTCCCAGCACTCCGAGAATCCCACCGCGTTCGGCGCCTCGATGTTCAGTACGAGGTGCTCGCCGAGTACGCCAGAGAGCGTGGTATCTCCCCGTCTCGTTCCGGTCGGATCGTCCGGTCGACGAGCGACGACTGA
- a CDS encoding DUF5816 domain-containing protein: MQTVSMADGSTLYVANDERLSGQAGPFLAAYRSPKRTDRYGWYCDHCGSLDNAMDTMGRLKCNECGNLRKPDQWDAAHE; the protein is encoded by the coding sequence ATGCAGACGGTATCGATGGCCGACGGGTCGACACTCTACGTCGCAAACGACGAGCGCCTCTCCGGACAGGCCGGTCCCTTCCTCGCGGCCTACCGGTCGCCGAAGCGCACCGACCGGTACGGCTGGTACTGCGATCACTGTGGGTCACTCGACAACGCAATGGACACGATGGGACGGCTCAAGTGCAACGAGTGTGGTAACCTCCGGAAACCCGACCAGTGGGACGCGGCCCACGAGTGA